TCCGACGCCGTCGCTGGACGGCAGGACGGTGACGGGCGGGCGCCTGAACGTCAGCGGCTTCTGACCCGCTGCAAGCTCGAAGCGGCAGCGCCCTGACGGGGCGCTGCCGCACGGTTCGGAAGCCCCGGCCGCCCTGGCGGCCGGGGCTTCTCTGCTCTCTAGTCCGGCTGCCTCTCGTTGGCAGTCGGGAACGCCGGTGCGGGATGGGTCCCGATCATCTCGGCGTACGTGCTGGCCCAGAAGTCGGGGGGACCCTCGCTGTCGGGCACCCGGTTGCTCACCGGCCTCACACCCCGCTTGAGGTACGCGGCGATGGCCAGGAGCTCCTGGTCGGACATGTGGCGGAAGGCGTTCCAGGGCATGGGCGGGGCGAGGTACTTGGGGTTCGCGGGGAAGTTGCCCTGGCCCGGAGTAGCGGAGGTGATCTCCACGTCCGGCGTCTCGCCCGGGCGGAGACCATACCGCAGCGCGTTGAAGATCTGACGCTCGCTGAACCGGCCGATCCCCGTCGCGTTGTCCGGGGTGATGTTGCGCGGATACGTCTTGAACGGGCCGATCTGGAAGATCTGCTGCTCGCTCCGCACACCGGAGAGCCATCCCGCCGCCGCCGGATTGTCGAAGCCGCCGTGGCAGTCCCCGCAGCCGTGCTGGATGACCAGGTGCCGCCCGAAGAGCACCTGCTGGTCCTGCCCTCCCTGGTCCGCCACCAGGCTCATGCGGCCGGCGGTTGCCGGGGCCGGAGCGGCGCAGGCGGCGGTCGAGGCGATCAGGAGGACGGCCGGGGCCCACCGGCCGAACCGGAACGAACTGCTCACCCGTCGCGTCATCTTCGTCTCCTGGTTAGCTGACCTCCAGAACGCCCATCATCCCGTGATCCTCGTGATCCAGGATGTGGCAGTGGAACATCCACTTCCCCCGGTAGTTCTCGTACCGCACGATGAAGCGCACCGTCTGGTGCCTGGGGACGTTCACCACGTCCTTCCAGCTCCGGAACGGCTCCGGGACCCCGTTGCGGTCCAGCACCTGGAACTGGAAGCCGTGCAGGTGGAACGGGTGGTCCAGCCCCACCAGGTTCTCGACCTCCCAGATCTCCGTCGCCCCCAGCGGCGCGCTCACGTCCACGCGGCTCATGTCCATCAGCCTGCCGTTGATCATCCCCTGGGTCAGCACCATCACCCGCGTGGCCGTAGCCTGCGCGGTGTCCAGGGCCGGGACCGGGCGCAGCACCTCCGGCAGCGCCACGGGAGTCGTGGGGCGCTCGCTCGTGTACCGCAGCGTCAGCAGGTCGCGCGGCTGGTTCCAGTCCTTCGGCCGGGTCTGCGGGACGTATCGGTCGTAGGGAAGCGCCTGCAGCACCGCGTGGCTCCCCGGCTGCCCGGTGCCGCGCACCAGCAGCTCGACGCGCTCGGCGCTGGCCAGCAGGATCTCGTCGACCTCCACCGGCCTCTCGAAGAGGCCGCCGTCGCTCCCCACGTGCAGCAGGGTGTGTCCCGGGAGCGCCAGGCGGTAGTAGCGGCCGGCCGACGTGTTGATCACCCGCCAGCGCTGCACCTCCCCGCTGCGGATCGTGAGCGTCGGCATGACCTCGCCGTTGACCAGCAGGAGGTTGCCTTCCCGTCCGTTCTCGAAGTCCACCCGGCCCTGCGGGGAGTGCGGGTCCGGCAGGTCCAGGGAGCCGTCCGGGAGGATGCGGTTGTCGGAGAGGATCAGCAGCTTCTC
The sequence above is drawn from the Longimicrobiaceae bacterium genome and encodes:
- a CDS encoding multicopper oxidase family protein; its protein translation is MAAQSHHRPTLAAPAAPAARAPGPPVLVNRSSAPGTVEVSLIAAPARLALQPGTTTEVYAYNGRVPGPTLEVREGDRVTVRFRNDLPVPTTVHWHGLHLPFEADGSPFHPVAPGEEYEYSFTVRPGSAGTYWYHPHPDHHTGAQVARGLHGAVIVRAADDPLPASITEKLLILSDNRILPDGSLDLPDPHSPQGRVDFENGREGNLLLVNGEVMPTLTIRSGEVQRWRVINTSAGRYYRLALPGHTLLHVGSDGGLFERPVEVDEILLASAERVELLVRGTGQPGSHAVLQALPYDRYVPQTRPKDWNQPRDLLTLRYTSERPTTPVALPEVLRPVPALDTAQATATRVMVLTQGMINGRLMDMSRVDVSAPLGATEIWEVENLVGLDHPFHLHGFQFQVLDRNGVPEPFRSWKDVVNVPRHQTVRFIVRYENYRGKWMFHCHILDHEDHGMMGVLEVS